In Planctomycetia bacterium, one DNA window encodes the following:
- a CDS encoding ABC transporter ATP-binding protein has product MPSHTPLPAQPKSTVDDSGVNVVIQLRALEKIYDSGDNAVHALRGLNVDIPEGQYVAIMGASGSGKSTLLNVLGALDVPTKGTYRLAGQITSNLNRDELAKLRNTYIGFIFQNFNLLARSTALENVELPMVYAGVQATRRRESALAALRRVDLAERIHHLPSQLSGGQQQRVAIARSLVNNPRIMLADEPTGNLDTHTSAEIMRLLTELHEREKRTIILVTHDPGVAEFAERVIVLRDGLIIADQKTPRIGGPPVPDVRALSAQGVA; this is encoded by the coding sequence ATGCCGTCGCACACGCCCCTTCCTGCCCAGCCGAAATCGACGGTAGACGATTCGGGCGTCAACGTTGTGATTCAGCTTCGCGCTTTGGAAAAGATTTACGATTCCGGGGACAACGCCGTGCATGCGCTGCGCGGCCTGAATGTGGACATCCCCGAGGGGCAATACGTCGCGATCATGGGCGCGAGCGGATCGGGCAAGTCGACCTTGCTGAACGTGCTCGGCGCGCTGGATGTTCCCACGAAAGGCACCTATCGCCTCGCGGGTCAGATCACGAGCAATCTCAATCGCGATGAATTGGCAAAGCTGCGAAATACCTACATCGGCTTCATCTTCCAAAACTTCAATCTGCTGGCGCGCAGCACCGCGCTGGAAAACGTCGAATTGCCAATGGTCTATGCCGGGGTGCAGGCGACGCGACGGCGCGAATCCGCGCTCGCGGCCTTGCGCCGCGTCGACCTCGCGGAACGCATCCATCACTTGCCGTCGCAGCTCTCCGGGGGCCAGCAACAGCGCGTCGCCATCGCCCGATCGCTCGTGAACAACCCGCGCATCATGCTGGCCGACGAGCCGACCGGCAATCTCGACACGCACACCAGCGCCGAAATCATGCGTCTGCTGACGGAACTGCACGAGCGCGAAAAACGCACGATCATCCTCGTCACGCACGACCCGGGCGTCGCGGAATTCGCCGAGCGCGTCATTGTGCTGCGCGACGGTCTTATCATCGCCGATCAGAAGACGCCGCGAATCGGCGGGCCGCCGGTGCCCGATGTTCGCGCGCTCTCGGCGCAGGGGGTGGCGTGA